One window of the Archangium primigenium genome contains the following:
- a CDS encoding anthrax toxin-like adenylyl cyclase domain-containing protein: MRNRTLFDIQRRAQQFEGPSGICVKHIEAVAKVCMERNLFLFVRPTEAASTRLIKAGFATKSMDVHHKSSNWGPMAGAVPVDPAWNKNLGKDGETWPPQPNPTEVKGNEAHGAALHVRLSLSTDLLNTLIQDADTDLWLDKGATRMPLSSQVPVTLVAKRRPKKQGSSVWNGTFWAVPGQANTWDIKWVDTSNVAHDLWVWGYKVADKPTPVTGDYDLWMVAPHASWWKLHTQVLRVEDEHDASAATLFTTWLLGELNRACDRADSPVFQHGAEQQNYGFTQPIDEKLAMFTPSGHFEMIVTDPSKAGAPQKRGAPEILAQLARSLYLVPLNAAYFDNLLDRNVSGKHESKVRGDPTAEAQHFNARAAMSKLRRDFKAALKDRAAPLDPEEYFGAWYAYTPEGQLDALMELQNKVVQAVFRGGESNLETVEGWMEQNPALVQALGASLPPAPGDEPQIFDRNTKVPFGADWDKTKKNRAVLMLKGVNKEHRPHEPGEDPPLTSRPFKPFP; this comes from the coding sequence ATGGAGCGCAATCTCTTTCTCTTCGTGCGCCCCACCGAGGCGGCCTCCACGCGTTTGATCAAGGCGGGCTTCGCGACCAAGAGCATGGACGTCCACCACAAGTCCTCGAACTGGGGCCCCATGGCGGGCGCCGTTCCCGTGGACCCGGCGTGGAACAAGAACCTGGGCAAGGACGGCGAGACCTGGCCGCCGCAGCCGAATCCCACCGAGGTCAAGGGCAACGAGGCCCATGGCGCGGCGCTGCATGTCCGGCTGTCCCTGTCCACCGACCTGCTCAACACGCTGATCCAGGACGCGGACACGGATTTGTGGTTGGACAAGGGCGCCACGCGGATGCCCTTGTCGTCCCAGGTGCCCGTGACCCTGGTCGCCAAGCGGCGCCCCAAGAAGCAGGGCTCCTCCGTCTGGAATGGCACCTTCTGGGCCGTGCCGGGCCAGGCGAACACGTGGGACATCAAGTGGGTGGACACGAGCAACGTCGCGCATGACCTCTGGGTCTGGGGCTACAAGGTGGCGGACAAGCCCACCCCGGTGACGGGCGACTACGATCTGTGGATGGTGGCGCCGCACGCGAGCTGGTGGAAGCTGCACACGCAGGTGCTGCGGGTCGAGGACGAGCACGATGCCTCGGCGGCCACGCTCTTCACCACCTGGCTGCTCGGGGAGCTCAACCGGGCGTGTGACCGGGCCGACAGCCCCGTGTTCCAGCACGGCGCGGAGCAGCAGAACTACGGCTTCACCCAGCCCATCGACGAGAAGCTGGCCATGTTCACCCCCTCGGGCCACTTCGAGATGATCGTCACGGACCCCAGCAAGGCGGGCGCCCCGCAGAAGCGTGGGGCGCCCGAGATCCTGGCGCAGCTGGCCCGGAGCCTGTACCTGGTCCCGCTCAACGCCGCCTACTTCGACAACCTCCTGGATCGGAATGTCTCGGGGAAGCACGAGAGCAAGGTCCGAGGAGATCCCACCGCCGAGGCCCAGCACTTCAATGCACGCGCCGCGATGAGCAAGCTGCGGCGGGACTTCAAGGCGGCGCTCAAGGACAGGGCCGCGCCGCTCGATCCCGAGGAGTACTTCGGCGCCTGGTACGCCTACACGCCCGAGGGTCAGCTCGACGCCCTCATGGAGCTGCAGAACAAGGTGGTGCAGGCCGTGTTCCGGGGCGGCGAGTCCAATCTGGAGACCGTGGAGGGCTGGATGGAGCAGAACCCCGCCCTGGTCCAGGCCCTCGGCGCGAGCCTGCCCCCGGCACCGGGCGACGAGCCCCAGATCTTCGACCGGAACACGAAGGTTCCCTTCGGCGCGGACTGGGACAAGACGAAGAAGAACCGCGCGGTGCTGATGCTCAAGGGCGTGAACAAGGAGCACCGCCCCCATGAGCCCGGCGAGGATCCGCCGCTGACGAGTCGCCCCTTCAAGCCCTTCCCCTAG
- a CDS encoding ATP-binding protein yields the protein MHVTLLGVPDVVSEELERALQAEALAVECRRVPLQRHALPQVVPPGLVVLWDPGDALEAMRCTCQRLASLGSLSRTCLVVLTDRDETGREALLLSGASECIGPEGERWSPQLLEITRRMGVPVRSGVSSGPVGSSRVPPERALQTLLAATTADLGHDFFRTLVKQLAEAFRVTCTMVGEMNAGQDSIHTLAFWSQGSFQENVTYPLRGTPCYNAVACSICHYADDVSQHFPEDLMLTDMGLRGYLGAALRSAKGEVIGVLAILHEQQLEAGELDFSLLGAFAARAGAELERIRAHAELERTRDFLRNTLDALPDPLFVRDRAHRWVMVNAAFRELMGQPSEELLGRSTTDFLPSREAQTYWLQDEHALASGLPDESELSFTDHAGLPRTLLTRRAVFPGADGKPALVSVIRDLTERKRLETQLRLADRMASMGTLAAGVAHEINNPLAYISSNLSFLGEQLSRAELSPEALTELSEVVAETQEGAGRVRSIVQDLKTFARPDEELRGPVNVHQVIDGALRLVRNELLRQNTQVERTLDPVPAVLGNESRLGQVLVNLLVNALQAFPERRATANRIRIAARRVGARQVVLEIEDNGSGMSPEVMQRIFDPFFTTKPVGVGTGLGLAICHTIIQSMGGQIDVHSTPGKGTTFLLSLSVYQEDEDEEGPVQIAQDPTSSRPRIYG from the coding sequence ATGCACGTCACGCTCCTGGGCGTCCCGGATGTGGTGAGTGAAGAGCTGGAGCGGGCGCTCCAAGCGGAGGCGCTCGCCGTCGAGTGCCGCCGGGTGCCCCTGCAGCGCCACGCGCTCCCGCAGGTGGTGCCGCCTGGACTGGTGGTGCTGTGGGATCCGGGCGATGCGCTGGAGGCGATGCGCTGCACCTGTCAGCGCCTGGCCTCGCTCGGCTCGCTGTCCCGCACGTGCCTGGTGGTCCTCACGGACCGGGACGAGACCGGGCGCGAGGCGCTGCTGCTCTCGGGCGCCAGCGAGTGCATCGGCCCCGAGGGGGAGCGCTGGTCGCCCCAGCTGCTGGAGATCACCCGGCGCATGGGCGTGCCCGTGCGCTCGGGCGTGTCCTCGGGCCCGGTGGGCTCCTCGCGCGTCCCCCCCGAGCGGGCGCTGCAGACGCTGCTGGCGGCCACCACGGCCGACCTCGGCCACGACTTCTTCCGCACCCTGGTGAAGCAGCTGGCCGAGGCGTTCCGCGTCACCTGCACCATGGTGGGCGAGATGAACGCCGGCCAGGACTCCATCCACACCCTCGCGTTCTGGAGCCAGGGCTCCTTCCAGGAGAACGTCACCTATCCGCTGCGCGGCACGCCTTGTTACAACGCCGTCGCCTGCTCCATCTGCCACTACGCCGATGACGTGAGCCAGCACTTCCCCGAGGACCTCATGCTCACGGACATGGGGCTGCGCGGCTACCTGGGCGCCGCGCTGCGCAGCGCCAAGGGCGAGGTCATCGGGGTGCTGGCCATCCTGCACGAGCAGCAGTTGGAGGCCGGCGAGCTGGACTTCTCGCTGCTCGGGGCCTTCGCGGCCCGCGCAGGCGCGGAGCTCGAGCGCATCCGGGCCCACGCCGAGCTGGAGCGCACGCGCGACTTCCTGCGCAACACCCTGGACGCCTTGCCGGATCCGCTCTTCGTTCGCGATCGCGCCCACCGGTGGGTGATGGTGAACGCCGCCTTCCGCGAGCTCATGGGCCAGCCCTCCGAGGAGCTCCTGGGCCGCAGCACCACCGACTTCCTGCCCTCGCGCGAGGCCCAGACCTACTGGCTCCAGGACGAGCACGCCCTGGCCTCGGGCCTGCCGGACGAGAGCGAGCTGAGCTTCACGGATCACGCCGGCCTGCCGCGCACCCTGCTCACCCGGCGCGCCGTCTTCCCGGGCGCCGACGGCAAGCCCGCCCTCGTCTCCGTCATCCGCGACCTCACCGAGCGCAAGCGCCTGGAGACGCAGCTGCGGCTGGCGGATCGCATGGCGTCCATGGGCACGCTGGCCGCCGGGGTCGCGCACGAGATCAACAACCCCCTGGCCTACATCAGCTCCAACCTGTCCTTCCTGGGCGAGCAGTTGTCGCGCGCGGAGCTGTCGCCCGAGGCCCTGACGGAGCTGAGCGAGGTGGTGGCGGAGACCCAGGAGGGCGCCGGCCGCGTGCGCTCCATCGTCCAGGATCTCAAGACCTTCGCCCGCCCGGACGAGGAGCTCCGGGGGCCCGTCAACGTCCACCAGGTCATCGACGGGGCCTTGCGCCTGGTGCGCAACGAGCTGCTGCGCCAGAACACCCAGGTGGAACGGACGCTCGACCCGGTGCCCGCGGTGCTGGGCAACGAGTCGCGCCTGGGCCAGGTGCTGGTGAACCTGCTCGTCAACGCGCTGCAGGCCTTCCCCGAGCGGCGCGCCACGGCCAACCGCATCCGCATCGCCGCCCGGCGCGTGGGCGCCCGGCAGGTGGTGCTGGAGATCGAGGACAACGGCTCGGGGATGAGTCCGGAGGTGATGCAGCGCATCTTCGATCCCTTCTTCACCACCAAGCCCGTGGGCGTGGGCACGGGCCTGGGTCTGGCCATCTGCCACACCATCATCCAGTCCATGGGCGGGCAGATCGACGTGCACAGCACCCCGGGCAAGGGCACCACCTTCCTGCTGTCCCTGTCCGTCTACCAGGAAGACGAGGACGAGGAAGGCCCGGTCCAGATCGCCCAGGACCCCACGTCCTCGCGTCCGCGCATCTACGGGTGA